CCGGGGTCTGCTTTTTTATTTGTTGAAAATTCCATGGTGGCAATTATAGCAGACTGTGAAGCGGAATTGGATAGATAATGTGTTTGCAGGAAAAGGTAAGGCATTTCAAATAAAAAGGGGCATCACCTGATGCCCCTTGCAAGAATTTCTCTGTTTTCTTTTATGATGCGGACGCTGCCTGTGGAAGCAGGTTTCCAGCCGCTTCAAGGGCTTTGTCAAAGTCAGGGTTGTCAACCATTTCAGGGACAACTTCAACGTAGCGGATAGTATTCTCTGCATCAATTACAAAAATGGCCCTTGCATGAAGTCTCAGTTCCTTGATAAGCACGCCGTAGGCCTCACCGAAAGAACCGTCTCTGTGGTCAGACAGTGCAGTGACTTTTTCAATCCCTGCTGTTGTGCAGAATCTGGCGATTGCAAAAGGAAGGTCCATACTGATATTGGCAATAGTAACATTATCTCCCAGTTTTGCCGCTTCTTCATTAAACTTTCTTGCCTGCGCATCACAAACAGGTGTGTCGAGAGAGGGTGTAATGCTGAGTATTTTTACGCTGCCTTTAAGGTCAGCCAGTGTTACAGGCTGGAGTCCTTTGTCAAGTACCGTAAAGTCAGGCGCCCTGTCTCCCGCTTTTAGTTCCGGCCCAATAAGCGTTACCCCATTACCTTTAACTGTTATTGCATTTTTTCTTTCCATAGTAACTATCTCCTCCTAAAAATTTAATCTGGTTTTTTTAAACTTATTCATTAGATTGCCAGGCATGCATTTGGGTGCAAATTTTTTTTAAAGCCTCAAAATTCCGCCTCAAATTAAGGGGCCTGCCAGATCGGTTTTATCCTTTTTTTCCTGTAATTTAAGCATGCTTTTGCCTGCTTTGCAAAAGACTATTTTTGAATGGCCTTATTTATAAAAAAAACATTTAGACTTTGACTCTTCATTTTTTTTTGTTATGATCAAAAAAATGCAATCAATTTAGAAGTTTATGCTTTTTATCTTTCCCTTTATGTGGTATAAACGAAAAAATAATAATACTGTGAGAGGTACTATGAAAAAGATT
The sequence above is drawn from the Deltaproteobacteria bacterium genome and encodes:
- the tpx gene encoding thiol peroxidase — translated: MERKNAITVKGNGVTLIGPELKAGDRAPDFTVLDKGLQPVTLADLKGSVKILSITPSLDTPVCDAQARKFNEEAAKLGDNVTIANISMDLPFAIARFCTTAGIEKVTALSDHRDGSFGEAYGVLIKELRLHARAIFVIDAENTIRYVEVVPEMVDNPDFDKALEAAGNLLPQAASAS